From one Ignavibacteria bacterium genomic stretch:
- a CDS encoding immunoglobulin domain-containing protein, producing the protein MSKFYTTLILALFVTLGAVQTKAQCEYNYGYIGIDYWDANGKYRPTLVAAGDVIYLEAYFEFYDVQDFPMDHYFPIQISTDAGRTWTTVAYCQYLYGPYDDGYGYIYGWITGEFTLSNFGYGKNCYIRVGEELPDGSKDCLYAGKNDWYADGPFEIKAPCVTPTIFSQPTNVTGCEGSPLTMTVNASSNPGVITYEWYCNGGLAATTGTPSYTIASVAQSQHQGTWYVKIKDACGLSANTSTYQVTVQKPALITAHPTGKTLCDGQQYSLAANATGSLITYQWYKNNMPINGATGNSYLIGSAKLIDEGTYFVVAKGACGKPDTSQRATIIVAAKPVFTQTPVGGLFCPGATTTLNGAATGSTLTYQWYKDNQPIQGANKPSFTLANMTSDDKGFYWVHVSVPGSAQTGCNAESMSDRVYIGVHGAPTISAQPQSVNACEGTTVKLTVSVEGSDLHYKWFKDGNPINNSNSYQLELINAKRQHSGVYTVEITGVCGFTASSQQAVVSVVGVPAITVQPADKTADVGKSVTFNVTADHAQEVVWMHDDQILSRGAATSFTIPAVQLSDEGFYRIVINSACGSVTSRSARLTVVDPASQIPTITISSPSLDAGRVPFGYSRETTFDALVRNGGNVPITVNGFSFSGPNAADFVVTAPVANTLNKGESLTVKIKFTPSFVGTSSATLNVQSTATAGTSSVGISGSGVVLYSVNRKLDFGTVDKGEVRLKCFTITNPTAADIAIEAVTVGGASTAQFGITTTLPLTVPAGGTAEVCAEFKPVNPGSYTADLLITSADAGNTTVVATGTCEIAASVTDAYSVGMSAYPNPASGTVTISTGSTIATSVTILDARGNVVTTLYPTSTSAQWNLTSSDGNAAPSGMYTIVVAATEGSYFMKLNVIR; encoded by the coding sequence ATGAGTAAATTTTATACAACTCTCATTCTTGCCCTGTTTGTAACTTTGGGAGCAGTGCAGACCAAGGCACAGTGCGAGTACAACTACGGATACATCGGGATCGATTACTGGGATGCCAACGGAAAGTACCGCCCAACCCTCGTTGCAGCCGGTGACGTAATCTATCTGGAAGCATACTTTGAATTTTACGATGTTCAGGACTTCCCGATGGACCATTATTTCCCGATTCAGATCTCTACCGATGCCGGCCGGACGTGGACCACTGTTGCGTACTGCCAGTATCTGTATGGTCCGTACGATGACGGCTACGGCTATATCTACGGCTGGATCACCGGCGAATTTACACTTTCTAATTTTGGTTATGGGAAAAATTGTTACATTCGAGTGGGTGAGGAACTTCCCGACGGTTCCAAAGATTGTTTGTATGCCGGCAAGAATGACTGGTATGCCGACGGACCCTTCGAAATCAAGGCACCGTGCGTAACGCCTACGATTTTCAGTCAGCCAACCAATGTGACCGGATGCGAGGGATCGCCGCTGACAATGACGGTAAACGCATCATCAAACCCGGGTGTAATCACCTATGAATGGTACTGTAATGGCGGGCTTGCAGCAACGACCGGAACTCCGTCATATACCATTGCCTCAGTAGCCCAAAGCCAGCATCAGGGTACATGGTACGTGAAGATCAAGGATGCATGTGGCCTGTCAGCCAATACCTCTACCTACCAGGTAACTGTCCAAAAACCTGCTCTCATTACGGCTCATCCAACGGGAAAAACGTTGTGTGACGGACAGCAATACAGTCTTGCAGCAAACGCTACCGGTTCGCTGATTACGTATCAGTGGTATAAAAACAACATGCCAATCAATGGCGCAACCGGTAACTCTTACCTGATTGGATCTGCGAAACTCATTGATGAAGGAACGTATTTTGTGGTAGCTAAAGGGGCTTGTGGTAAACCCGACACCAGTCAGAGGGCTACTATTATCGTTGCTGCCAAACCGGTATTCACCCAAACACCTGTAGGCGGTTTGTTCTGTCCAGGTGCTACAACTACTCTTAACGGTGCGGCAACCGGCTCCACGCTTACCTATCAATGGTATAAAGATAATCAGCCTATCCAGGGCGCCAACAAGCCTTCGTTCACACTGGCAAACATGACCAGCGATGATAAAGGTTTTTACTGGGTACATGTTAGCGTGCCAGGGTCGGCCCAAACCGGCTGTAATGCCGAATCTATGTCAGACCGGGTGTATATCGGCGTTCACGGCGCCCCAACAATAAGTGCCCAACCACAGTCTGTTAACGCATGTGAAGGTACAACCGTAAAACTCACCGTAAGCGTGGAGGGATCCGACCTGCATTACAAGTGGTTTAAGGATGGCAACCCCATTAATAATTCTAACAGTTATCAGCTGGAACTTATAAACGCAAAGAGGCAGCATTCAGGTGTTTACACCGTAGAGATTACGGGTGTGTGCGGATTTACGGCCTCGTCCCAGCAGGCAGTTGTCAGCGTTGTTGGAGTTCCGGCAATCACGGTACAGCCTGCCGACAAAACTGCCGACGTTGGTAAGTCAGTTACATTCAACGTTACGGCTGATCATGCACAGGAAGTTGTTTGGATGCACGACGATCAGATTCTGTCCCGTGGTGCCGCCACATCGTTTACTATCCCAGCCGTTCAGTTGTCTGACGAAGGCTTCTACCGCATTGTTATCAACAGCGCCTGCGGAAGCGTCACTTCAAGGAGCGCCCGTTTAACAGTTGTTGACCCCGCATCACAAATTCCAACAATCACGATTTCATCGCCGTCCCTTGATGCGGGCAGAGTGCCTTTCGGATACAGTCGCGAAACTACGTTTGACGCCCTGGTACGCAATGGCGGTAATGTACCGATCACCGTAAACGGATTTAGTTTTAGTGGACCCAATGCTGCTGATTTTGTGGTTACTGCGCCTGTTGCCAACACTCTTAACAAGGGTGAGTCACTCACTGTAAAAATCAAATTCACTCCAAGCTTCGTTGGCACCTCTTCGGCTACACTTAACGTTCAGTCCACTGCAACTGCCGGGACAAGCTCGGTTGGGATTTCCGGCTCGGGCGTTGTTCTCTATTCGGTAAACCGCAAACTGGATTTTGGTACTGTTGATAAGGGCGAAGTTCGCTTAAAATGCTTCACGATCACCAATCCTACTGCAGCCGACATTGCAATTGAGGCCGTCACCGTCGGAGGTGCAAGTACGGCACAATTCGGTATCACCACCACATTACCGCTTACCGTCCCTGCCGGCGGCACCGCCGAAGTATGTGCCGAGTTCAAGCCCGTTAACCCGGGATCATATACTGCCGATTTACTCATTACATCTGCTGATGCTGGTAACACTACTGTAGTAGCCACTGGTACCTGCGAAATTGCTGCATCAGTAACCGATGCGTATTCGGTTGGCATGAGCGCGTACCCAAATCCGGCTTCAGGCACCGTTACCATAAGCACGGGAAGCACCATCGCCACATCGGTCACGATTCTCGATGCCCGCGGCAATGTAGTTACAACTCTGTATCCAACATCAACGTCAGCACAGTGGAATCTTACATCCTCCGACGGTAATGCAGCTCCATCCGGTATGTACACTATCGTTGTTGCTGCAACAGAAGGTTCGTACTTCATGAAACTGAACGTAATTCGTTAA
- a CDS encoding immunoglobulin domain-containing protein — translation MKVLYSFIFSCLLIAASTSRMQAQCEYAYGYIATYSYSANGESNPKAVKAGDVMSVEAEMYLRGADFPKTSEFPVQLSTDGTQTWTTVTTAELLKSDYNGKEFYGVLTAKFTVPSDFGTVDQCYIRISEAVKSGGITGTKTCIYTSKDAWKYNGPFAIKVECTPPVIVAGPKDVKACEGDIVNLQFSMADAKGLTVLWYRNGEAFAKTAVPILQIPSASKSGHDGTWYATITNSCDKQVTSPKFTITVQQPADITANPESKAVCESKSATLTVKATGTALTYQWYHNNKAITGATSATYTVNSATISDDGKYHVVVSGACGKPVTSSTAVLAVAAKPQFASPLAGGLFCPGSTTTLQANAVGATLSYQWYKESQPIAGATGSSLTLANLQDGDKGFYWVHVIVPGSVLTECPAEVSSNRAYVGVYGAPVISTQPQSADVCAGTSGISLHVNAEGSDLHYKWFKDGNPINNSDNYELKINNATKQHSGVYTVEVTGTCGFTVTSSQAVLNVLDMPAIPVTPADQIADVGASVTFDLGQTTGSQIVWMHNDQVVQRSTNTRFTIPSVNLSHDGFYRVTISNVCGSVTTRAFRLTVIDPASSVPTIALSSPSLNMGRVPFGYSREVTFDALVRNGGNVPITINGFNFSGPNAADFTVTAPVSNTLNKGESLTVKIKFTPGSVGASTATLNIQSTATAGTSSIAISGSGVVLYSADRTLPFGTVDKGEVRVKCFSISNPTAADITIDNVTVDGTNVSEFTITTALPLTVQAGSSAEVCAEFKPLNPGNYTANLLITSAEGGNSAVAASGTCEIAASVTDAYSAGMSAYPNPATGTVTINTGSTATTVMIVDAQGNIVTTLHPTTQQVQWNLTSATGSSVSSGLYNIVITTPEGSYFMKLNVIR, via the coding sequence ATGAAGGTACTGTATTCTTTCATTTTTTCCTGCTTGCTGATAGCAGCTTCTACCTCCAGAATGCAGGCGCAATGTGAATATGCCTATGGCTACATTGCAACGTATTCGTACTCGGCAAACGGGGAGTCAAACCCAAAGGCTGTTAAAGCAGGCGACGTGATGTCTGTAGAAGCCGAGATGTACCTGCGCGGTGCTGACTTCCCCAAAACCAGCGAGTTCCCGGTACAACTGTCAACAGACGGTACACAGACCTGGACCACCGTGACAACTGCTGAACTTCTGAAGTCAGACTATAATGGCAAGGAATTTTATGGTGTTCTGACGGCAAAGTTTACCGTACCGTCCGACTTCGGAACTGTTGACCAATGCTACATCCGCATCTCGGAAGCCGTCAAGAGCGGTGGGATAACCGGCACGAAAACATGTATCTACACCAGCAAGGATGCCTGGAAATACAATGGCCCGTTTGCAATAAAGGTTGAATGCACACCGCCGGTCATCGTTGCTGGTCCTAAAGACGTTAAGGCCTGTGAGGGCGATATTGTTAACCTGCAGTTTTCAATGGCTGATGCCAAGGGGCTTACGGTTCTCTGGTATCGAAATGGCGAAGCCTTTGCTAAAACTGCTGTGCCAATATTGCAAATTCCATCGGCTTCAAAAAGCGGACATGACGGAACGTGGTATGCTACCATCACGAATTCATGTGATAAGCAGGTTACCAGCCCGAAGTTCACGATAACAGTTCAGCAGCCCGCCGACATTACGGCTAACCCGGAAAGCAAGGCGGTTTGCGAGTCGAAGAGTGCCACGCTGACCGTTAAAGCCACCGGAACTGCACTTACCTATCAGTGGTATCACAACAACAAGGCAATCACAGGAGCAACATCTGCTACATATACCGTGAACAGCGCAACCATCAGTGATGATGGGAAGTACCATGTTGTTGTCAGCGGCGCCTGCGGGAAGCCGGTCACCAGCTCCACTGCCGTTCTTGCCGTTGCTGCTAAACCACAATTTGCTTCTCCTTTAGCAGGTGGACTCTTCTGTCCCGGTTCAACTACTACCCTACAGGCCAATGCCGTAGGCGCTACCTTAAGCTATCAGTGGTATAAAGAGAGTCAGCCCATAGCCGGCGCTACAGGCAGCTCACTCACACTTGCTAACCTGCAGGACGGCGATAAAGGTTTCTACTGGGTTCATGTGATTGTTCCCGGCTCAGTCCTAACCGAATGTCCTGCCGAGGTGTCATCCAACCGCGCATACGTGGGAGTGTACGGAGCACCCGTTATCAGTACTCAGCCTCAGTCTGCCGACGTTTGTGCCGGTACTTCGGGTATAAGCCTACATGTGAATGCCGAGGGATCCGACCTGCATTACAAGTGGTTTAAGGATGGCAATCCTATTAACAACTCCGATAACTACGAGCTGAAAATCAACAACGCAACAAAGCAGCATTCCGGAGTTTATACCGTTGAAGTTACCGGAACCTGCGGCTTTACCGTAACAAGCTCACAGGCTGTTCTGAACGTCCTTGACATGCCGGCTATCCCCGTAACGCCCGCAGATCAGATTGCCGACGTTGGAGCATCTGTAACGTTCGACCTGGGACAGACCACAGGTAGTCAAATCGTATGGATGCATAATGACCAGGTGGTGCAGCGAAGCACGAATACCCGATTTACCATTCCAAGTGTGAATCTCTCGCACGATGGTTTCTACCGCGTTACGATAAGTAACGTCTGCGGTAGTGTTACAACGAGAGCATTTAGGCTAACAGTGATTGACCCCGCCTCAAGCGTCCCGACAATTGCCCTTTCATCACCGTCACTCAATATGGGTAGAGTGCCTTTCGGATACAGTCGCGAAGTCACGTTCGACGCCCTGGTTCGCAATGGCGGTAATGTACCGATAACCATAAACGGATTTAATTTTAGCGGACCCAATGCTGCCGATTTCACAGTTACTGCACCCGTTTCAAACACCCTTAACAAGGGTGAGTCACTCACTGTAAAAATCAAATTCACTCCCGGCTCAGTCGGCGCCTCGACCGCTACCCTAAACATCCAGTCAACAGCTACTGCAGGAACAAGCTCTATTGCCATTTCAGGATCGGGTGTTGTTCTGTATTCGGCTGACAGGACGTTACCGTTTGGCACGGTTGACAAGGGTGAAGTGCGGGTAAAGTGCTTTAGCATCTCAAACCCGACAGCTGCCGATATTACAATTGACAACGTAACTGTTGACGGTACTAACGTATCAGAGTTTACAATTACCACTGCCCTGCCGCTCACGGTACAGGCAGGATCATCAGCAGAAGTATGCGCCGAGTTCAAGCCCCTTAACCCCGGCAACTACACTGCCAATCTGCTCATTACATCGGCAGAAGGTGGAAACAGCGCTGTTGCTGCCAGCGGTACCTGCGAAATTGCTGCATCGGTAACCGATGCATATTCGGCTGGCATGAGTGCGTACCCGAATCCGGCAACGGGAACGGTTACCATCAATACGGGAAGTACTGCTACTACGGTAATGATTGTTGATGCGCAGGGTAATATCGTTACAACACTGCATCCAACAACGCAACAAGTACAGTGGAACCTCACGTCCGCCACCGGAAGCTCGGTATCGTCCGGCTTGTACAATATCGTAATTACCACACCGGAAGGTTCGTACTTCATGAAACTGAACGTTATCAGGTAA
- a CDS encoding methylated-DNA--[protein]-cysteine S-methyltransferase produces MAEASVPEAINPSPLPNAVLKRQLTGLITGVTPADRMRLCIRGTPFQQRVWSALCTIPRGGTETYGGIASKLGLPASAARAIGSACGANMFAIAVPCHRVLRTDGGLGGYRWGLERKAALLQAEAGVQPLLL; encoded by the coding sequence ATGGCCGAGGCTTCGGTGCCGGAAGCAATCAACCCAAGCCCCCTCCCCAATGCTGTCCTCAAACGTCAGCTTACCGGGCTGATAACAGGCGTTACGCCTGCTGACAGGATGCGGCTGTGTATCCGGGGAACACCGTTTCAGCAACGGGTATGGTCGGCACTTTGCACCATTCCGCGAGGCGGTACCGAAACCTACGGTGGTATAGCTTCCAAACTGGGCCTGCCTGCGAGTGCAGCGCGCGCCATAGGTAGTGCCTGCGGTGCCAACATGTTTGCAATTGCGGTACCGTGCCATCGTGTGTTGCGGACGGATGGAGGGTTAGGGGGCTACCGCTGGGGCCTGGAACGTAAGGCTGCGCTGCTGCAGGCTGAGGCGGGAGTACAGCCACTGCTGCTTTGA